A genomic region of Thermodesulfovibrio aggregans contains the following coding sequences:
- the gcvH gene encoding glycine cleavage system protein GcvH produces the protein MSLENYKFHKEHTWVKVSGRSKKVKVGITDYAQESLGDIIYIELPEVDTHVEADTEMAEIESTKTSSPVIAPVSGTIVEVNEELIDHPELINEDPYGKGWIAVIEMDNPQELDDLMDYEDYESYLEEEK, from the coding sequence ATGAGTTTAGAAAATTACAAATTTCACAAAGAGCACACTTGGGTAAAGGTCTCAGGTAGAAGTAAAAAAGTAAAAGTCGGAATCACTGATTATGCCCAGGAATCCTTAGGAGATATTATTTATATTGAACTTCCAGAGGTAGATACTCATGTTGAGGCAGATACTGAAATGGCAGAAATTGAGTCAACAAAAACCTCTTCACCTGTCATAGCTCCTGTAAGCGGCACAATAGTTGAAGTAAATGAAGAATTGATTGACCATCCTGAACTTATTAATGAAGACCCATATGGTAAAGGCTGGATTGCTGTGATTGAAATGGATAATCCTCAAGAGCTGGATGATTTGATGGACTATGAAGATTATGAAAGTTATCTTGAAGAAGAGAAATAA